The DNA segment GTTGGGCGGATCACACTGCTGCGGCTGGCGCGTCGTCCGCTGATCCAGATCGTGGGGAATTTCCTCCTGCTCAACGGCCTGCTCATCATCGCCTACATGGGGGCGAAGTACTTCGAGCGCGTCCCGCCGCTGGCCGGGTACACCGCGTGGGTCAACACCGGGGTCTGGCTGCTGGCCGCGCTGGTGAGCCTGCCGTTCCTTTCTTCGATCATCCGCAACCTCGACGTGCTCATCCAGCTCGTGACCTCGACCGTGTTTGTCAGCAGCCGTCACCCGCAACTGCTCAGCGGGCGCATGACCAACCTCGTGCACACGGTCATGCTTTCAGTTGTGATCGTGCTCTTCGGCGGGATTTTCCTCTCGGCGGCCTCGTCGTTCTTTCCCTCGGGGGTGACGCTGGCGATGTTTATCGTCGTCGGCTGCGTGGCGCTAATCATGTTCTGGAAGTCGATCATCAACATCAACAGTCGGATGGAGTACCTCTTTCTCCAGAGCTTTCAGGAACAGACCGCCGAGAACGAGGAGCAACTGCGTCAGGCCACGCTGCGGGAGCTTTCGCACGTGCACCGCTGGCACATCGAGGTCGAGACGGTGACCATCGCCGAGGACTCCATCGCCTGCGGCATGTTGCTGCGCGAGATGCATCTGCGTAAAAAGACCGGAGCCTCCATCGTGGCGATCAGCCGCGGGGGCACGACCCACTACGACCCTTCGCCGGAGGTGCCGATCTTCGCCGGGGACAACCTCGTGCTCATCGGCTCCCAGGAGCAGCTCGACAATGCCCGCCGCACCCTGGCCACGAAGATGCCCGGCAAGCGGGCTGAAGAAAAACCCTTCCGTATCGAACGGGTCTTCGTCCGTGCTGACGCCTTCCTGGCCGGGCAGACGCTGGCCGGGTGTGACGTGCGCCACCGCTACCGGATCAGCGTGCTCGGCATCCAGCGAGGCAAGAAGCGTATCGCCCCGCCGCCCCCCGACGAGATCATCCACGTCGGCGACATCCTGCTCATCGTCGGTAACGACGAGTCGATCCAGATTTTTAAGGACGCCATCGAAACCGATACCGAAATCCTTCCCGCCGAGCCGCCGCCCGAAGGGGACGAGTTGGAGGCTGCGGGGGAAGCGGTCCGCGAAGAAACTGCCGCCTCTGAAGAGTGTGGAGACGCGCCTGCGCCGGACCCGGAAGAAGATGGGCCGGACAAGCCGAGAGGCTAAATATTTCGACGGATTTATAGATTAGCTAGTTGAATTATAGAACTTACAGATATTCTAAAAAATAATTGTAAAGCCAGGCCTCTTTTGGCTTAACAATACCCGCCGGGGCTGTCACATTGGGCGACTTATGACGCCTGTTGACGAGAATCGGACTGAACGTGTGGACCGCCTGGACGGTGTGCACGCCTGGCATCCGTTCACGCAGATGAGCGAGCATAGGGCGCACCCGCGGCTCTTTATCGAGCGGGGCGAGGGCTGCTGGCTTTACGATACCGAGGGCAACCGCTACCTCGATGGTAACGCCTCCATCTGGACCAACGTCCACGGCCACAACGACCCCGACCTCAACGCCGCCCTCGTCGGCCAACTCGAACGCATTGCCCACAGCACGACGCTCGGGCTGGCGCACCCGACCGGCACCCGCTTGAGCGAAAAGCTCGCCTCCATCGCGCCTGAAGGGTTGCAACGGGTTTTTTACAGCGACAACGGTTCCAACGCGGTCGAGATCGCCCTAAAGCTTTCCTTCCAGTACTGGCAGCTCGCCGGTCAGCCGGAAAAGACCGGCGTCATCGCGCTCAACGGGGCCTACCACGGCGACACCTTCGGGACCATGTCGGTGGGCGACAGCGGCGGCTTTCACGGGCGCTTCAGCCCGTGGTGCTTCCCGGCGGACCGCGTGCCCGCGCCCGTCTGCGACGAGGCCGGCGGGATCGTTCACGCCTCCGACATGAGCGCCAGCCTGGCCCGGCTGGACGAACTTCTGGCTGAAAAAGCCGCCACCACCGCCTGCCTCATCATGGAGCCCTGGGTGCAGGGCTCGGCGGGAATGCGCTTGCAGCCGCGCGGTTTTCTCAAGGAAGTGGCCGCGCGTTGCCGCCGGGCGGGAGTCCACCTCATTCTCGACGAGGTCTTTGTCGGCTTTGGGCGGGTGGGGCCGATGCTGGTCTGCCGTGAGGAGGGCGTGGAGCCGGATTTCCTCTGCCTGGCCAAGGGCCTGACCGCCGGTTACCTGCCGCTGGCCGCGACCCTCACGACCGAGGCCGTTTTCGAGGCTTTCCTCGGGCGCTTCGAGGAGTACAAGGCCTTTTACCACGGCCACACCTTTACCGGCAATCCGCTCGGGGCCGCCGTCGCCCACAAGAGCATTGAAAAAATCGAGGCCCGCATGGCCGACGGCCGCCACGCCGAGACGCTGGCCGCCTTCGAGGCCGCCGTCCTCAACTACGGGCTCGGTTCGGGCTTGTTCCCGGTCGTGCGCCAGCGCGGCCTGCTCGCGGCGCTGGAGCTTCCGGCCCGGCCCGTGGCCGAGCGCACCGGGCTCAAGGTCGCCCTGGAGGCGCGCAAGCACGGGCTCATTGCCCGCGCCCTCGGCGACACCCTGCTGGTGGTCCCGCC comes from the Ruficoccus amylovorans genome and includes:
- a CDS encoding cation:proton antiporter, with amino-acid sequence MTLVVLCAAAVSVLFYKLRLPVVLGYLLAGVIVGPYTPLLPSLKDMGSIEQLSQLGVIFLMFFVGLDFDLERLRRVFWPAFIAAFFQTMLVIIIGILCAPLVGYTPLEGIFLGALLTNSASVLCIKILRDKGRIKHADSHMAIGILVFEDMVAIILLVVLGEIGPADSLQITAVYRICFLIGVFAVGVYFFGRVLAPWISRQLKGSNSGEIITLVSVALALGLSELAQFANFSIALGSFLAGTVMAQTQIVGDIQRITDPFRNLFCAIFFVTIGMLVDPVWLASNWLAVVFIAVLVVVGKTVTCWLGLFVGGQSAETGFRASISKASVGEFGFIIAAVGAASGATGPSLPSMAVGLALVTYMIVPVLNADPGRLFGWISEKTPDQVKVAGRIYEKMLDAVARRVGRITLLRLARRPLIQIVGNFLLLNGLLIIAYMGAKYFERVPPLAGYTAWVNTGVWLLAALVSLPFLSSIIRNLDVLIQLVTSTVFVSSRHPQLLSGRMTNLVHTVMLSVVIVLFGGIFLSAASSFFPSGVTLAMFIVVGCVALIMFWKSIININSRMEYLFLQSFQEQTAENEEQLRQATLRELSHVHRWHIEVETVTIAEDSIACGMLLREMHLRKKTGASIVAISRGGTTHYDPSPEVPIFAGDNLVLIGSQEQLDNARRTLATKMPGKRAEEKPFRIERVFVRADAFLAGQTLAGCDVRHRYRISVLGIQRGKKRIAPPPPDEIIHVGDILLIVGNDESIQIFKDAIETDTEILPAEPPPEGDELEAAGEAVREETAASEECGDAPAPDPEEDGPDKPRG
- the bioA gene encoding adenosylmethionine--8-amino-7-oxononanoate transaminase, whose protein sequence is MTPVDENRTERVDRLDGVHAWHPFTQMSEHRAHPRLFIERGEGCWLYDTEGNRYLDGNASIWTNVHGHNDPDLNAALVGQLERIAHSTTLGLAHPTGTRLSEKLASIAPEGLQRVFYSDNGSNAVEIALKLSFQYWQLAGQPEKTGVIALNGAYHGDTFGTMSVGDSGGFHGRFSPWCFPADRVPAPVCDEAGGIVHASDMSASLARLDELLAEKAATTACLIMEPWVQGSAGMRLQPRGFLKEVAARCRRAGVHLILDEVFVGFGRVGPMLVCREEGVEPDFLCLAKGLTAGYLPLAATLTTEAVFEAFLGRFEEYKAFYHGHTFTGNPLGAAVAHKSIEKIEARMADGRHAETLAAFEAAVLNYGLGSGLFPVVRQRGLLAALELPARPVAERTGLKVALEARKHGLIARALGDTLLVVPPLVISSDEIEFLFQQLTRATQIVLNASPSPTGA